Proteins co-encoded in one Flavobacterium sp. M31R6 genomic window:
- a CDS encoding RagB/SusD family nutrient uptake outer membrane protein, with product MKHKIFNYAAGFFTLALITTSCVSDDALTQLDPNNDSVDKFWKTDQDALEGINATYSSLLTDGTYMRSTPLLLDLKGDDTRSNSPWGAMYNVGRFNSNVTDAAIYGWCYETCYQGIFRANQVLTNVPKINFTDAELKNRILGQAYFLRGLYLFHMVNMFKNVPVPTEIAVYYPQKTQEEGWAQVIADFKAAADLLPTTYANIPGIDAGQKGRATKGAALGYLGKAYLFTKDFTNAKATFKQVIDSGVYSLVSNYRDNFTDANENNSESLFEVQFSREAGGVALGWGGIPASNWGKTSARAITYGPRAFGWTDVQPTWTLFNEYHDELTTSGAVDPRLDATMFYNKPGTKLYGQDFATFYAANPGDLNDLFCRKYENSDGAYANEFDWRSGINERLLRYADVLLMYAECLNETGDTPGAYTYIQMVRDRVGLPNLSTAKPGLSQAAMRDQIGHERFLEFPLEGHRFDDIRRWGWLQDPAKLAWLKTRDVEYASYAPGREYFPIPQLDMDNNPGMVQNPSY from the coding sequence ATGAAACATAAAATATTTAATTATGCAGCTGGTTTCTTTACCCTTGCATTAATAACCACAAGTTGCGTTAGTGATGACGCTTTAACCCAATTGGATCCAAATAATGATTCAGTAGATAAATTCTGGAAAACAGATCAAGATGCACTTGAAGGGATCAATGCCACTTATTCAAGCTTATTGACTGATGGAACATACATGAGAAGTACTCCATTATTATTAGACTTAAAAGGGGATGATACTCGAAGCAACAGCCCTTGGGGAGCGATGTACAATGTAGGTCGTTTCAACTCAAATGTAACTGATGCTGCCATTTACGGTTGGTGCTATGAAACTTGTTATCAAGGAATCTTCAGAGCCAATCAAGTTTTGACTAATGTACCAAAAATCAATTTTACTGATGCAGAACTTAAAAACAGAATACTTGGTCAGGCTTATTTCTTAAGAGGATTGTATTTATTCCATATGGTAAACATGTTTAAAAACGTACCAGTTCCAACAGAAATAGCAGTTTATTATCCCCAAAAAACACAAGAAGAAGGATGGGCTCAAGTTATTGCTGATTTCAAAGCTGCTGCTGATTTACTACCTACTACTTATGCAAATATTCCAGGTATAGATGCAGGACAAAAAGGACGTGCAACCAAAGGAGCCGCATTAGGATATTTAGGAAAAGCCTATTTATTTACCAAAGATTTTACAAATGCAAAAGCAACTTTCAAACAGGTAATTGATTCAGGTGTTTACTCTTTAGTATCCAATTATCGCGACAACTTCACAGATGCAAACGAAAATAATTCAGAATCCTTATTCGAGGTTCAATTTAGTAGAGAAGCAGGTGGCGTTGCATTGGGATGGGGTGGAATACCCGCGTCAAACTGGGGTAAAACTTCAGCAAGAGCAATTACATACGGACCGAGAGCTTTCGGATGGACAGACGTACAACCAACTTGGACTTTATTTAATGAATACCATGATGAATTAACAACTTCAGGTGCTGTAGACCCTCGTTTGGATGCTACTATGTTTTATAACAAGCCTGGAACAAAACTTTACGGACAAGATTTTGCTACATTTTATGCTGCTAATCCGGGAGATTTAAATGATTTATTTTGCAGAAAATATGAAAACTCAGATGGTGCCTATGCAAACGAATTCGACTGGCGTTCAGGAATCAACGAGCGTTTGTTACGTTATGCTGATGTATTGTTAATGTATGCTGAATGTTTGAACGAAACTGGCGATACTCCGGGAGCGTATACTTATATTCAAATGGTGAGAGACCGTGTTGGTTTACCTAACTTAAGCACTGCAAAACCAGGACTTAGTCAAGCTGCTATGAGAGACCAAATAGGACACGAAAGATTCTTGGAATTCCCTCTTGAAGGTCACCGTTTTGATGATATTCGTCGTTGGGGATGGTTACAGGATCCGGCAAAATTAGCTTGGTTAAAAACAAGAGATGTAGAGTATGCTTCGTATGCACCAGGAAGAGAATATTTCCCTATTCCACAATTAGACATGGACAACAACCCTGGAATGGTTCAAAATCCAAGTTATTAA
- a CDS encoding TonB-dependent receptor, translating into MTTNHRLFFYCNFLLPKKEWLLALLVMLFATYNVSAQQANVVSGKITSEKDKMPLSGVNILVKGTSIATSTGFDGDYSINAKPTDVLIFSYIGYETKELTIDNRSQINYALKDDTNKLNEIVVIGYGTQKKADLSGAVSVVSLKEAKTIVTYDPAKMLQGQVAGVSVQSSGEPGGFVNIKIRGISSFANTNPLFIIDGMIVDNPYDFAPGDVESMQVLKDGASAAIYGVRGANGVVIITTKKGKQGKMSVGFKTITGFQTVPKKWSVTDRVGYQTITSAAEKNAGLTIAPGNDPTNALYINNVNTNWQNEAFDTGIIQNQALTLSGGSDGLAYNMNLDYFKNSSYVKSPQDYERYTMNLNLSGKKGKFSYGSKIAYTQSGKEKFNSYVGESAISSLLTAIPTMPVYDENRLGGYGGTDNLTQRAISMNVIGFNNLLENKDRRNRFIGDIWGQLEIVKGLKYKIDASYDRTDTQNRLFIPPSDLGWYYITTNDEASLDIANANQTNTFLNNILTYEKTLGKHKFDVLGGWIQERKDFYNHWSKGVGYTPGEISKLQYADDISGGEFENTITGISYISRMNYSFDDRYLFQANFRQDKSSLFGENYNKVNSYSFSGAWKISNEKFLDLPEYVSNIKLRGSWGRLGNNPIAPYSFATTVNRFAGYDFNNTLANGTTVVSALDPNLRWETSETSDIALELGFFNNDLQFTAEYFNKKSDDLLVNVPLPFSTGAFPAQILTNGAAMNNSGYEFSLAYNNSHHEFKYNISANVGTLKNEVTKIGVNGNPIYGAASKTEVGRAAGEIYAYQTDGIFQNAAEIAAAPTQTNAGIGDIRFKDINGDGKITDQDRTFQGSAIPTYSFGANFGASYKNFDFTMVWQGAGGNKVFNAMYRDLMVGQYGNHSTDELNYWTPTNTNTDVPRPIIGDPNGNSRDSNRFVEKGDYVRLQTMEIGYQIPVPTSFFIEKAKVYINGQNLWTITSYKGYDPDFNSNDGLFSRGYDAGSFPNPRTISLGLDVKF; encoded by the coding sequence ATGACAACAAACCACAGATTATTTTTTTATTGCAATTTTTTATTGCCTAAAAAAGAATGGCTATTAGCACTATTAGTTATGCTTTTCGCCACTTATAATGTATCGGCACAACAAGCCAATGTCGTTTCAGGAAAGATTACCTCCGAGAAAGACAAAATGCCTCTTTCTGGAGTAAACATTTTAGTAAAAGGAACTTCTATAGCTACTTCTACAGGTTTTGACGGTGATTATTCTATCAATGCAAAACCAACCGATGTACTAATTTTTTCGTACATAGGGTATGAAACTAAAGAACTAACTATTGACAACCGTTCACAAATCAATTATGCCTTAAAAGACGATACTAACAAGTTGAATGAGATAGTTGTTATTGGATATGGAACACAAAAGAAGGCTGATTTATCTGGAGCTGTGAGCGTAGTTAGCTTAAAAGAAGCAAAAACGATTGTTACTTATGATCCAGCAAAAATGTTACAAGGACAAGTAGCAGGTGTAAGTGTACAATCATCTGGTGAACCTGGTGGCTTTGTTAATATTAAAATTAGAGGGATATCTTCTTTTGCCAATACTAACCCCCTTTTTATTATCGATGGAATGATTGTAGACAATCCTTATGATTTTGCTCCTGGTGATGTTGAATCAATGCAAGTATTAAAAGATGGAGCTTCGGCTGCCATTTATGGAGTACGTGGAGCCAATGGAGTAGTTATCATTACAACCAAAAAGGGAAAACAAGGAAAAATGAGTGTTGGATTTAAAACCATCACAGGGTTCCAAACCGTACCAAAAAAATGGTCCGTAACAGACAGAGTAGGATACCAAACCATCACTAGTGCAGCTGAGAAAAATGCTGGATTAACAATTGCTCCTGGAAATGATCCAACTAATGCTCTTTATATTAATAATGTAAATACCAATTGGCAAAATGAAGCTTTTGACACTGGTATTATACAAAATCAAGCATTGACACTTAGTGGAGGATCTGACGGTTTAGCCTATAACATGAATTTAGATTACTTTAAAAATAGTAGTTATGTGAAATCTCCCCAAGATTATGAAAGATACACTATGAATCTGAATTTATCAGGAAAAAAAGGAAAATTCAGTTATGGTTCTAAAATAGCTTATACACAGTCAGGCAAAGAAAAATTCAACAGTTATGTTGGCGAATCAGCTATTTCCAGTCTATTGACTGCAATACCTACAATGCCTGTATACGATGAAAACAGATTAGGCGGATATGGCGGAACGGACAATTTAACGCAAAGAGCTATATCAATGAACGTTATTGGTTTCAACAATTTACTCGAAAATAAAGACAGAAGAAACCGTTTTATTGGAGACATCTGGGGACAACTTGAAATCGTTAAAGGATTAAAATATAAAATTGATGCCAGCTACGACAGAACAGATACTCAAAATAGATTATTTATACCACCAAGTGATTTAGGATGGTATTACATTACAACTAATGATGAAGCTTCTCTAGATATAGCAAATGCTAACCAAACAAACACATTCCTAAATAACATATTGACCTATGAAAAAACGTTAGGCAAACATAAATTTGATGTTTTGGGTGGATGGATTCAAGAAAGAAAGGACTTTTACAATCATTGGTCAAAAGGTGTAGGCTATACTCCAGGAGAAATTAGTAAACTTCAATATGCTGACGATATCAGCGGTGGAGAATTTGAAAACACTATTACAGGTATATCTTATATCAGTAGAATGAATTATTCTTTTGATGATCGTTATTTATTTCAAGCAAACTTCAGACAAGATAAATCATCTCTTTTCGGGGAAAACTACAACAAAGTGAATTCCTACTCATTTTCTGGAGCTTGGAAAATTAGCAACGAAAAATTCCTTGACTTGCCAGAATATGTAAGTAATATTAAGTTAAGAGGAAGCTGGGGACGTTTAGGAAACAATCCAATCGCTCCTTATTCATTTGCTACAACAGTAAATCGTTTTGCCGGTTATGACTTTAATAACACTTTGGCCAATGGTACAACAGTAGTAAGCGCATTGGACCCAAATTTACGTTGGGAAACATCTGAAACTAGCGACATTGCACTTGAACTTGGTTTCTTTAACAATGATTTACAATTTACAGCAGAATATTTTAATAAAAAATCGGATGACCTTTTAGTTAATGTTCCTCTACCTTTCTCTACTGGTGCATTTCCAGCCCAAATTTTAACAAATGGTGCTGCCATGAACAACAGTGGTTATGAATTTTCACTAGCATATAACAACTCACATCATGAGTTTAAATATAACATTAGTGCCAACGTAGGAACCTTAAAAAACGAAGTAACCAAAATTGGAGTTAATGGAAATCCAATCTATGGTGCCGCTTCCAAAACAGAGGTAGGCAGAGCTGCAGGAGAAATTTATGCATACCAAACCGATGGGATTTTCCAAAATGCTGCCGAAATCGCTGCTGCTCCGACACAAACAAATGCAGGTATTGGAGACATCCGTTTCAAAGACATAAACGGTGACGGTAAAATTACTGACCAAGACAGAACTTTCCAAGGATCAGCAATTCCTACATACAGTTTTGGTGCTAATTTTGGCGCTTCGTACAAAAACTTTGATTTCACAATGGTATGGCAAGGTGCTGGCGGTAATAAAGTATTTAACGCTATGTACCGTGATTTAATGGTTGGACAATATGGCAATCACAGTACAGATGAACTTAATTATTGGACTCCAACGAATACAAATACTGATGTTCCTCGTCCAATTATTGGAGATCCAAATGGTAACAGCAGAGACTCTAATCGTTTCGTGGAAAAAGGAGATTATGTAAGATTACAAACAATGGAAATTGGATATCAAATCCCTGTACCTACATCCTTTTTTATCGAAAAAGCTAAAGTATATATAAATGGCCAAAACCTTTGGACAATAACAAGTTACAAAGGATACGATCCAGATTTTAATAGCAATGACGGATTATTCTCAAGAGGATATGATGCAGGTTCTTTCCCAAATCCTAGAACTATTTCGTTGGGACTTGACGTGAAATTTTAA
- a CDS encoding NUDIX domain-containing protein has product MLNSYSTADKVLLAVDCIIFGFDEDGLKILLIKRDFEPEKGKWSLMGGFLKKEEVLDTAAIRVLNTYTGLQDIYMEQLYTYSEIDRDPVERTISVAYYALINIENHNAELIQNYHAKWFSVSEVPKLIFDHDNMLEHAIRRLRYRTSMRPVGFELLPEKFKMSQLLKLYESILDKQIDKRNFISKINSLDILIKLDEKDMTSSRKGSYLYTFDKEKYDAKVLNNFALNF; this is encoded by the coding sequence ATGCTAAATAGTTATAGTACAGCGGACAAAGTTCTTCTAGCGGTAGATTGTATCATTTTCGGCTTTGATGAAGATGGGTTAAAAATTCTTTTGATTAAAAGGGATTTTGAGCCAGAAAAAGGGAAATGGTCTTTAATGGGAGGGTTTCTTAAAAAAGAGGAAGTATTGGATACGGCAGCCATAAGAGTCTTGAATACTTACACCGGCTTGCAGGATATCTATATGGAACAACTTTATACTTATAGCGAAATTGATCGTGACCCGGTGGAAAGAACCATATCGGTGGCTTATTATGCGCTGATTAATATCGAGAATCATAATGCCGAATTGATTCAGAACTACCATGCAAAATGGTTTAGCGTTTCTGAAGTGCCAAAGTTGATTTTTGACCACGACAATATGTTGGAGCATGCTATCAGAAGATTGCGTTATAGAACCTCAATGCGTCCTGTTGGATTTGAACTTTTGCCAGAAAAATTCAAAATGAGTCAGTTACTTAAACTGTATGAATCCATTTTGGACAAACAAATCGACAAAAGAAATTTTATCAGCAAAATCAATTCGTTGGATATTTTGATAAAACTAGATGAGAAAGACATGACTTCGTCCAGAAAAGGTTCTTATCTCTATACTTTTGACAAAGAAAAATATGATGCAAAAGTTTTGAATAATTTTGCACTGAATTTTTAA
- the fsa gene encoding fructose-6-phosphate aldolase, protein MKFFIDTANLKDIKEANDLGILDGVTTNPSLMAKEGITGADNIIAHYVKICELVDGDVSAEVISTDLAGMIAEGEKLAALHPQIVVKIPMIKDGIKAIKYFSNKGIRTNCTLVFSAGQALLAAKAGATYVSPFIGRLDDISTDGLSLIEDIKLVYDNYGYETQILAASVRHVMHIINCAKIGADVITGPLSAIEGLLKHPLTDSGLATFLADYQKGNS, encoded by the coding sequence ATGAAATTTTTTATCGATACAGCAAATTTAAAAGACATCAAGGAAGCCAATGATTTAGGAATCTTGGACGGAGTAACCACAAACCCTTCGCTAATGGCGAAAGAAGGAATCACCGGAGCCGACAATATCATTGCGCATTATGTGAAAATATGTGAATTGGTTGATGGAGATGTAAGTGCCGAAGTTATTTCGACCGATCTTGCTGGAATGATTGCCGAAGGAGAAAAATTGGCAGCATTACATCCTCAAATCGTGGTAAAAATTCCAATGATTAAAGACGGAATCAAAGCCATTAAATATTTTTCAAACAAAGGAATCAGAACCAACTGTACATTAGTGTTTTCAGCTGGTCAGGCATTACTTGCCGCTAAAGCAGGTGCGACTTACGTGTCCCCATTTATCGGAAGGCTGGACGATATCTCAACTGATGGATTATCTTTAATTGAAGACATCAAATTGGTGTACGATAATTACGGTTATGAAACTCAAATCTTGGCAGCTTCTGTTCGTCACGTCATGCATATTATAAATTGTGCCAAAATTGGCGCCGATGTTATTACAGGTCCACTAAGCGCTATTGAAGGTTTGCTAAAACACCCACTTACAGATAGTGGATTGGCAACATTTTTGGCGGATTACCAAAAAGGGAATAGTTAG
- a CDS encoding transketolase → MNHKMDQLAADNIRALAISMVEKANSGHPGGAMGGADFMHILYTEYLDFDPTQMDWPFRDRFFMDAGHLSALMYAQYYLLGNYKKEDLKQFRQWGSVTPGHPEVDVLRGIENTSGPLGQGHAMGVGAAIAAKFLGARFKGLFDHKIYGFITDGGVQEEISQGAGRIAGHLGLNNFIMFYDSNDVQLSSMTDEVTSEDTAMKYQAWGWNVITINGHDHSEIRKALDTANLETERPTLIIGKTIMGKGCVTADGSMYEGECELHGKPIGDTKADYVKTLLNLKANPEDPFAIFEEVATHYSDILSKKTEKASLRKQQIAKWENENPALAKKMQLFLSGELPELDLSSVVQKPNAATRDASSAVLAYLAENVENIIVSSADLSNSDKTDGFLKKSSVLQKNNFNGAFLQAGVAELTMTSIANGIALHGGVIPVVATFFVFSDYMKPAIRLAAIQELPIKYVLTHDSFRVGEDGPTHQPIEQEAQMRLLEKVKNHSGHQSLLALRPADAIETSVAWDMALKNTKTPTALILSRQNIKDIPASYTTRYEEATEAKKGGYLVKKVQNPDITLIANGSEVSTLIDAAVILEKEHQLKINIASIISEGLFKSQSKSYQESIIPKEKLVFGLTAGLPVNLEGLIGDSGKIIGLDHFGYSAPASVLDEKFGFTSQHVCAEILKYIEESTKVLSN, encoded by the coding sequence ATGAACCACAAAATGGACCAATTAGCCGCTGACAATATAAGAGCACTGGCTATTTCTATGGTAGAAAAGGCAAATTCAGGACACCCAGGAGGTGCCATGGGAGGCGCTGATTTTATGCATATTTTATACACCGAATATTTAGATTTTGACCCAACCCAAATGGATTGGCCTTTTAGAGACCGCTTTTTTATGGATGCTGGACACTTATCGGCTTTGATGTATGCACAATACTATTTATTAGGTAACTACAAAAAAGAAGATCTAAAACAATTTAGACAATGGGGCTCGGTAACACCAGGACATCCTGAAGTTGACGTGTTGAGAGGAATTGAAAACACTTCCGGACCTTTGGGACAAGGTCACGCAATGGGTGTTGGAGCAGCAATCGCGGCCAAGTTTCTTGGAGCTAGATTCAAAGGTCTTTTCGATCACAAAATATATGGTTTTATCACCGATGGAGGTGTTCAAGAAGAAATCTCTCAAGGAGCAGGAAGAATCGCAGGGCATTTGGGATTGAATAATTTTATTATGTTTTATGATTCTAATGACGTGCAACTTTCTTCAATGACCGATGAAGTGACCTCTGAAGATACGGCCATGAAATACCAAGCTTGGGGATGGAATGTGATTACCATAAACGGACACGACCATTCGGAAATCCGCAAAGCGTTGGACACTGCCAACCTAGAAACCGAAAGACCAACCTTAATCATAGGAAAAACGATTATGGGTAAAGGTTGCGTTACTGCTGATGGTTCTATGTATGAAGGGGAATGCGAATTGCACGGTAAACCAATTGGCGACACCAAAGCAGATTACGTTAAAACACTGTTGAACCTCAAAGCCAATCCAGAAGATCCTTTTGCTATTTTTGAAGAAGTAGCAACACATTATTCTGATATTTTATCCAAAAAAACAGAAAAAGCTTCTCTGAGAAAACAGCAAATAGCTAAATGGGAAAACGAAAATCCTGCTTTAGCTAAAAAAATGCAATTATTTTTATCAGGTGAACTGCCGGAATTGGATTTAAGCAGCGTGGTACAAAAACCAAATGCCGCCACTAGAGATGCTTCGTCTGCAGTGCTGGCCTATTTGGCAGAAAACGTAGAAAACATAATCGTTTCTTCAGCCGATTTATCCAATAGTGATAAAACTGATGGCTTTTTGAAAAAATCATCTGTATTGCAAAAAAACAATTTCAACGGTGCCTTTTTACAAGCTGGAGTTGCCGAACTGACGATGACTTCTATCGCCAACGGTATTGCTTTGCATGGTGGTGTAATTCCAGTTGTGGCAACCTTTTTCGTTTTTTCCGATTACATGAAACCAGCGATTCGATTAGCAGCCATTCAAGAACTTCCGATAAAATATGTCTTGACGCACGACTCTTTCCGCGTTGGAGAAGACGGACCAACCCACCAGCCTATCGAGCAGGAAGCACAAATGCGTTTGTTGGAAAAAGTTAAAAACCATTCTGGACACCAAAGTCTTTTGGCACTGCGCCCAGCCGATGCCATCGAAACTTCAGTGGCTTGGGATATGGCTTTGAAAAACACTAAAACACCAACGGCTCTAATCCTTTCGAGACAAAATATAAAAGATATTCCAGCCAGCTATACTACAAGGTATGAAGAAGCAACAGAAGCTAAGAAAGGTGGCTATCTGGTCAAAAAAGTACAAAATCCAGACATCACTTTGATTGCAAATGGATCGGAAGTTTCAACGCTTATCGATGCTGCAGTGATTTTAGAAAAGGAGCATCAATTAAAAATAAACATCGCTTCCATTATTTCCGAAGGCTTATTCAAATCGCAATCCAAATCGTATCAAGAAAGCATTATCCCAAAGGAAAAACTTGTTTTCGGACTTACGGCTGGACTTCCTGTAAACCTTGAAGGACTCATTGGCGATAGTGGAAAAATAATCGGATTGGACCATTTTGGTTATTCGGCACCAGCGAGCGTTTTGGATGAAAAATTTGGATTTACGAGCCAACACGTTTGTGCGGAAATACTAAAATATATTGAGGAAAGCACTAAGGTACTCAGTAACTAA
- a CDS encoding GntR family transcriptional regulator, protein MKAIPIQNNIGLPKYKQIINAIEKAIESQDLKKDDKLPSINKICLPYNLSRDTALQAYDDLKKRGIIYAIPGKGYYVKSVEISIKQKIFLLFDELNIFKEDIYNSFLKNIGKNVQVDIFFHHFNVQVFQKLINDSNGNYTKYIIMPTNLINVAAIIKTLPVNDVIILDQTNDELKSFPAIYQNHKKDIFEGLYKGKTRLNKYKKFIMIFPGFREPLGMKIGFENYCTEYAIDYEIISEFTDNEITIGGVYIIPNDRDLVSVIEKARQQNLKLGTDFGIISYNETSLKKVVSNGITTISTDFTTMGKLLAQMVLTGKKEQIENKSALIIRNSL, encoded by the coding sequence ATGAAAGCAATCCCTATCCAAAACAACATTGGCTTACCCAAATACAAACAAATCATCAATGCAATCGAAAAAGCAATTGAAAGCCAGGATTTAAAAAAAGACGACAAATTACCTTCCATCAACAAAATTTGTCTTCCCTATAATTTATCCAGAGATACCGCACTGCAAGCTTATGATGATCTCAAAAAAAGAGGAATTATTTATGCCATCCCAGGCAAAGGATATTACGTAAAAAGTGTTGAAATCTCTATAAAACAGAAGATATTTTTGCTATTTGACGAGCTTAATATTTTCAAGGAAGATATTTATAATTCGTTTTTAAAAAATATAGGCAAAAATGTACAGGTCGATATTTTCTTCCATCATTTTAATGTTCAGGTTTTTCAAAAACTGATAAATGACAGTAATGGAAATTACACCAAATATATCATTATGCCAACCAACTTAATCAATGTAGCCGCGATCATAAAAACCCTACCAGTAAATGACGTAATCATCCTCGATCAAACTAATGATGAACTAAAATCATTCCCCGCTATATATCAAAATCACAAAAAAGACATCTTCGAGGGATTATACAAAGGGAAAACACGATTGAACAAGTACAAAAAATTCATTATGATATTTCCCGGTTTCAGGGAACCATTGGGCATGAAAATAGGATTTGAAAACTATTGCACTGAATATGCTATCGACTATGAAATCATCAGTGAATTCACAGACAACGAAATAACAATAGGAGGTGTTTACATCATTCCAAATGATCGTGATTTGGTTAGTGTAATAGAAAAAGCCCGCCAACAAAACTTGAAATTAGGAACTGATTTTGGAATCATTTCTTATAATGAAACCTCACTAAAAAAAGTCGTTTCTAATGGGATTACCACTATTTCTACTGATTTTACCACAATGGGAAAACTACTGGCTCAAATGGTACTTACCGGCAAAAAAGAACAAATAGAAAACAAAAGCGCTTTGATAATTCGGAATTCATTGTAA
- a CDS encoding aldose epimerase family protein, giving the protein MMEIKRNSQIKTAPVMNLFGLMPDGTAIYSYELSNKNGMKLKVITYGATITELKMPLKNDQVVDVVLGFDTLEAYLQSFNLPSPPYMGATVGRYAGRICNSTFSLNEQKILLNKNNNENSLHGGKIGFSQKVWTVKDLHVGKKSSITLTYSSPAGEENYPGELVVELTYTLSKENELIIQYSARSTEDTVVNLTHHSYFNLDGHLSSVKDQELIVNAHRMLETNNEYIPNGRFLELYDTYFDFYIPKKCPSKIDNTFVIDQTEGFAASLFNKKNNLKMTVYTDQPGVHIYVGGNCFNTIKGKENADYHSLSGICFETQNYPDAPNNSNFPSAVLKKGDEYTHNTIYKFQSF; this is encoded by the coding sequence ATGATGGAAATAAAACGCAATTCACAAATTAAAACCGCTCCTGTAATGAATTTGTTTGGTTTAATGCCGGATGGTACAGCCATATACTCTTACGAATTATCCAATAAAAATGGAATGAAATTAAAAGTAATTACATATGGAGCAACGATAACCGAATTAAAGATGCCGTTGAAAAATGACCAAGTGGTCGATGTTGTTTTGGGTTTTGATACTTTAGAAGCCTATTTGCAGTCATTTAATCTACCAAGTCCACCTTATATGGGAGCTACAGTCGGAAGATATGCCGGTAGAATTTGCAACAGTACTTTTAGTTTGAATGAGCAAAAAATTCTTTTGAATAAAAACAACAATGAGAACTCTTTACATGGCGGTAAAATTGGATTTAGCCAAAAGGTTTGGACAGTCAAAGATTTGCATGTAGGCAAAAAATCATCAATAACGTTGACCTATTCCAGTCCCGCAGGCGAAGAGAATTATCCAGGGGAATTAGTTGTTGAACTTACTTATACGTTATCCAAAGAAAATGAGTTGATTATTCAATACAGCGCCAGGTCTACCGAAGATACCGTTGTGAATTTGACCCACCATAGTTATTTTAATCTGGACGGCCATTTGTCTTCTGTAAAAGATCAGGAATTAATAGTAAATGCGCACCGAATGTTGGAAACAAATAATGAATATATACCCAATGGGAGGTTTTTAGAATTATATGATACCTATTTTGACTTTTATATTCCTAAAAAATGTCCTTCTAAAATAGACAATACTTTTGTAATAGATCAAACTGAAGGATTCGCGGCCTCCCTTTTTAATAAAAAAAATAATTTAAAAATGACCGTATATACGGATCAACCTGGAGTTCATATCTATGTGGGTGGGAATTGTTTTAATACGATAAAAGGCAAAGAAAACGCCGACTACCATTCATTAAGCGGGATATGTTTTGAAACCCAAAACTATCCGGATGCCCCAAATAATTCGAATTTTCCAAGTGCCGTTCTTAAAAAGGGAGACGAGTACACTCATAATACAATATATAAGTTTCAATCATTTTAA